Proteins encoded together in one Sphingomonas radiodurans window:
- a CDS encoding TolC family protein, translating into MAIRAADDPLLALMRTTAPVEVLQRIVTETIARAPEADEAEAMRDQAGAALGEAKAVRRPTVDVTITSYKVLSRNFGNNIENIIEESRPGRRTDQLLTVDQLLLDGGSANARIGAARDRLRAAETDVFGAQDRVALQTLASWYDVFTYRSLVGLSTAFAASQRELRVMVQERIRRGVSAEADIARVDSYIASADARVARFRRLEAQATARFQSLTGAPPPTGLARAPFIGQTGISKDLAVTRAIDVPAVRSARATAEAARNDAKAARADRLPTLSAGLDTGRYGIYETPRDYDVRARLTLRQRLWGGIEERDQQAAARARAADARANRVSIEAARDAEIAWSDVQALDALEATYIASRRSRDTIAERFRVASGTLFDVIGADDSYFETAVGYLQSVTELDASRYVLSSKTGQLLPTLGITAPVQGCPQ; encoded by the coding sequence ATGGCGATTCGTGCCGCGGACGATCCGCTGCTCGCGTTGATGCGCACGACGGCGCCGGTCGAAGTGCTCCAGCGCATCGTCACCGAGACGATCGCCCGCGCGCCCGAAGCCGATGAGGCCGAGGCCATGCGCGACCAGGCCGGCGCCGCACTGGGTGAGGCCAAGGCCGTACGCCGCCCGACCGTCGATGTGACGATCACCAGCTACAAGGTGCTCTCGCGGAATTTCGGCAACAATATCGAGAACATAATCGAAGAGTCGCGGCCTGGTCGACGCACCGATCAGCTGCTGACGGTCGATCAGTTGCTGCTCGACGGCGGCAGCGCCAACGCACGGATCGGCGCGGCACGCGACCGACTGCGCGCCGCCGAGACCGACGTATTCGGCGCGCAGGACCGGGTCGCGCTGCAGACGCTCGCCTCGTGGTACGACGTATTCACCTATCGCTCGCTGGTCGGCCTCTCCACCGCCTTCGCCGCCAGCCAGCGCGAACTGCGCGTAATGGTGCAGGAGCGCATCCGCCGCGGCGTATCCGCCGAGGCCGATATCGCACGGGTCGACAGCTACATCGCCTCAGCCGATGCGCGCGTGGCGCGCTTCCGCCGGCTGGAGGCGCAGGCCACGGCGCGTTTTCAGTCACTTACGGGTGCTCCTCCCCCTACTGGCTTAGCGCGCGCGCCGTTCATCGGACAGACCGGGATCAGCAAAGATCTGGCCGTGACACGTGCAATCGATGTGCCCGCGGTCCGCTCGGCGCGCGCTACTGCCGAAGCCGCTCGCAATGATGCCAAGGCAGCGCGCGCCGATCGTCTGCCGACACTGTCGGCCGGGCTCGATACCGGCCGCTACGGCATCTACGAAACGCCACGCGACTATGACGTGCGCGCGCGCCTCACGCTGCGCCAGCGCCTGTGGGGCGGCATCGAAGAACGCGATCAGCAAGCCGCCGCCCGCGCCCGCGCCGCCGACGCGCGCGCGAACCGCGTCTCAATCGAGGCCGCGCGCGATGCCGAGATCGCCTGGTCCGACGTTCAGGCGCTCGACGCGCTCGAGGCCACCTATATCGCCAGCCGCCGCTCGCGCGACACGATCGCGGAACGGTTCCGCGTCGCATCAGGCACGCTGTTCGACGTGATCGGCGCCGACGACAGCTATTTTGAAACCGCGGTAGGCTATCTTCAGTCGGTCACCGAACTCGATGCCTCGCGCTACGTACTGTCGTCGAAAACCGGCCAGCTTCTCCCCACGCTCGGCATCACCGCTCCAGTCCAAGGATGCCCGCAATGA
- a CDS encoding putative HlyD family type I secretion protein, which translates to MRAFARVNITAYDSSVYSWIDGKGESLSPDAIVDEKAETSYYNVFVRTDTKGLLDRRTGKLLPIGTGMAAEVNLLGDPRTVMQYIPTPITRLSERALRE; encoded by the coding sequence TTGCGCGCGTTCGCCCGGGTCAACATCACTGCCTACGATAGCTCGGTGTACAGCTGGATCGACGGTAAGGGCGAATCGCTCTCGCCCGATGCGATCGTCGATGAGAAGGCAGAAACGAGCTATTACAACGTCTTTGTGCGTACCGATACTAAGGGCCTGCTCGATCGCCGCACGGGCAAGTTGCTTCCAATCGGGACCGGTATGGCCGCCGAGGTCAATCTGCTCGGCGATCCGCGGACGGTGATGCAGTATATCCCTACCCCGATCACGCGATTGTCGGAGCGTGCGTTGCGGGAGTAA
- a CDS encoding acyltransferase family protein yields the protein MQRHYGLDWLRIGAFAILILYHIGMVFVPWPFHVKLAVEQWVAVPMMLSNPWRLSLLFVVSGYASRALFLRSVGPLAFAGNRSARLLVPLIFGMLVIIPPQPWVELVTQHGYRVGFFAFWTGDYFRFGKLAGIDLPTWNHLWFVAYLWLYTLVLIALLAITPASVRRSAQRAYRRLFGGLGALLIPMGWLMLVSGVLFPGARETHAVLGDWVAHASYFPMFVFGFALAGSERTLASFARWWKPAAVLAVLGYVAVAGIAIVFPGLRVTPRPFGTIFSLARGVEGWMAIAALIGAAETFWNHDHRWRPMLTEAVFPFYLIHQTLIVVVAYWLLPLRLSGAAEFAILVVITVVGCAAFYLIGRRIAWLRPLIGLRVHRQAPTKSDPRPAVAS from the coding sequence ATGCAGCGGCACTACGGCCTGGACTGGCTCCGCATCGGGGCCTTCGCGATCCTGATCCTTTATCATATCGGCATGGTGTTCGTGCCATGGCCATTTCACGTGAAGCTGGCAGTCGAGCAGTGGGTGGCGGTGCCAATGATGCTGTCGAACCCGTGGCGATTGTCGCTGCTGTTCGTCGTATCGGGCTACGCCAGCCGCGCGCTGTTCCTGCGTAGCGTTGGCCCGCTGGCGTTCGCGGGCAACCGCAGCGCAAGGCTGCTGGTTCCTCTAATCTTCGGAATGCTGGTAATAATTCCGCCGCAGCCGTGGGTCGAGTTGGTCACTCAGCACGGCTATCGTGTCGGCTTCTTCGCATTCTGGACGGGCGATTACTTCCGCTTCGGGAAGCTTGCTGGCATCGACTTGCCAACTTGGAACCACTTGTGGTTCGTGGCTTATCTGTGGTTGTACACATTAGTCCTGATCGCACTTCTGGCAATCACGCCGGCCAGCGTGCGGCGCTCAGCGCAGCGCGCGTATCGCCGGCTGTTCGGCGGCCTTGGTGCGCTGCTTATTCCGATGGGGTGGCTGATGCTCGTCAGCGGCGTGCTGTTCCCCGGTGCGCGCGAGACGCATGCGGTGCTTGGCGACTGGGTGGCGCATGCGAGCTATTTTCCGATGTTCGTCTTCGGCTTCGCGCTGGCTGGCAGCGAGCGGACGCTCGCGAGCTTCGCGCGTTGGTGGAAGCCGGCCGCGGTGCTCGCTGTCCTCGGCTATGTCGCGGTGGCCGGGATTGCGATAGTGTTTCCCGGACTCAGGGTCACGCCGCGGCCCTTCGGCACGATCTTCAGCCTGGCGCGCGGGGTGGAAGGCTGGATGGCGATCGCAGCGCTGATCGGGGCTGCAGAGACTTTCTGGAACCACGACCACCGGTGGCGACCGATGCTGACGGAGGCTGTGTTCCCGTTCTATCTTATCCACCAGACGCTGATCGTGGTCGTCGCTTATTGGCTGCTGCCGCTCCGCTTGTCGGGCGCGGCTGAGTTCGCCATCCTGGTTGTGATAACGGTGGTGGGATGTGCGGCCTTTTACCTGATTGGGCGACGGATAGCGTGGCTGCGCCCGTTGATCGGGCTGAGGGTGCATCGGCAAGCACCGACCAAGTCCGATCCGCGGCCGGCAGTCGCTTCATAA
- a CDS encoding putative HlyD family type I secretion protein: MASSVLLWSIIAFFVIFVIWASWATLDRTVRGIGRVVASSQLQIVSNLEGGVVKQIMVRTGQQVRAGQPLVRLDPTATGGELGSGEAQTAALLVKIARLKAEVLGREPVYPAAANATVAEQIEIERALHAARMQELAGITGAYSARGVQANRAVTEAESALDARKSARDARAVELETIKPLVEKGIEPRLSLTQAGSAASVAASEAAQASAALSRAHASVAEANASLSQARQDWRARCR; this comes from the coding sequence GTGGCATCGAGCGTCCTCCTGTGGTCGATCATCGCGTTCTTCGTAATCTTCGTGATCTGGGCATCCTGGGCGACGCTGGACCGCACCGTGCGGGGCATCGGCCGGGTTGTCGCCAGTTCGCAGCTGCAGATCGTGTCGAACCTCGAAGGTGGCGTGGTAAAGCAGATCATGGTGCGCACCGGCCAGCAGGTCCGTGCGGGCCAGCCGCTCGTCCGGCTCGATCCGACCGCGACTGGCGGCGAGCTCGGCTCAGGCGAGGCCCAAACAGCTGCGTTGCTGGTAAAGATTGCTCGGCTGAAGGCCGAAGTGCTCGGCCGCGAGCCGGTCTATCCCGCGGCGGCCAACGCAACGGTCGCCGAGCAGATCGAGATCGAGCGGGCACTGCACGCCGCGCGGATGCAGGAACTGGCGGGCATTACAGGAGCTTATAGCGCACGCGGCGTTCAGGCGAACCGCGCCGTGACCGAAGCAGAATCGGCCCTTGACGCGCGCAAAAGCGCGCGTGATGCGAGGGCCGTGGAGCTTGAGACAATCAAGCCCCTAGTTGAGAAGGGCATCGAGCCGCGCCTTTCACTGACGCAGGCGGGTAGTGCGGCCAGCGTGGCGGCAAGCGAAGCAGCGCAGGCTTCGGCTGCGCTGTCCCGCGCGCACGCCAGTGTTGCCGAAGCTAACGCCAGTCTTTCGCAGGCTCGCCAGGACTGGCGCGCGCGCTGTCGATGA
- a CDS encoding HlyD family efflux transporter periplasmic adaptor subunit, with amino-acid sequence MLPKLTPVFRRLARTGARAVDELARAQAELSARASTIPALAARLDRTTVRAPLAGRINRVIVTTVGAAVGPGAPIAEISPSRDTLLIEARVRPEDIARVRPGQHHCLR; translated from the coding sequence GTGTTGCCGAAGCTAACGCCAGTCTTTCGCAGGCTCGCCAGGACTGGCGCGCGCGCTGTCGATGAACTCGCGCGGGCGCAGGCGGAACTCTCCGCGCGTGCGTCAACCATCCCAGCTCTCGCCGCACGGCTCGATCGTACAACGGTGCGGGCGCCGCTGGCCGGACGCATCAATCGGGTGATTGTAACGACGGTCGGCGCCGCAGTTGGCCCCGGCGCACCGATCGCCGAGATTTCCCCAAGTCGCGACACTTTGCTGATCGAGGCACGCGTGCGGCCGGAGGACATTGCGCGCGTTCGCCCGGGTCAACATCACTGCCTACGATAG
- the flgK gene encoding flagellar hook-associated protein FlgK: MSDLLSIGASGVRANQAALAVVSENIANAGVSGYSRRAITSKEIVSVSATGATSAHGVFVTGVSRAADMFKAASVRAAGADLARTESGGVWLDRIETALTGSGLDSRLTSFFNAAKAVSADPTATAPRAAMLEQARSLAASFTSTGAALANATTELDATADGAVADLNGLSAALAKVNDGLGRAAPNSASAAGLADQRDDLLEKMSALVDVNATLDSYGRATVRAGSGNGVALVAGAQVASVSYARNAEGAVAFAVKTGSGDPSILTPNGGALGGIVDGAQRIADARASLSDMATAFVDGVNATQNDGRNLDGTAGASMFAVGAAPTDITLTLTDPRGIAAASVGEGTRGNGNLAKLEGLRTGADFEGKLTSLVAGNAAAIDARNTVAAAQSAIRDGAVAARDNISGVDLDTEAVDLLRFQQAYQASSRIISVARETFQTLMDIR, translated from the coding sequence GTGAGCGATCTTCTGTCCATAGGCGCGTCAGGCGTCCGCGCAAATCAGGCTGCGCTGGCGGTGGTGTCCGAGAACATCGCCAATGCCGGCGTGTCGGGCTATTCGCGCCGCGCGATCACGTCGAAGGAAATCGTCTCCGTCTCCGCCACCGGTGCCACGAGCGCCCACGGCGTCTTCGTTACCGGCGTCAGCCGTGCGGCCGACATGTTCAAGGCCGCCTCGGTGCGCGCCGCCGGTGCGGACCTCGCACGGACCGAATCTGGCGGCGTGTGGCTCGACCGGATCGAGACCGCCCTCACCGGCTCGGGGCTCGATTCGCGCCTCACCAGCTTCTTCAACGCTGCCAAGGCGGTCTCCGCCGATCCCACCGCCACCGCCCCGCGCGCCGCGATGCTCGAACAGGCTCGCTCGCTTGCGGCTTCGTTCACCTCGACCGGCGCTGCGCTCGCCAATGCGACGACCGAGCTGGACGCCACCGCCGACGGGGCCGTCGCGGACCTGAATGGCCTGTCGGCAGCGCTCGCCAAGGTCAACGACGGGCTCGGCCGCGCCGCGCCGAACTCCGCCTCGGCCGCCGGCCTTGCCGATCAGCGTGACGATCTGCTGGAAAAGATGAGCGCGCTGGTCGACGTCAACGCGACGCTCGATTCCTATGGTCGCGCCACGGTGCGTGCGGGCAGCGGCAATGGCGTCGCGCTCGTCGCCGGCGCCCAGGTCGCAAGCGTCAGCTATGCCCGCAACGCCGAAGGCGCAGTCGCCTTTGCGGTGAAGACCGGCAGCGGCGATCCGAGCATCTTGACCCCAAATGGCGGCGCGCTCGGCGGGATCGTCGATGGCGCGCAGCGCATCGCCGACGCGCGCGCGTCGCTGAGCGACATGGCAACCGCCTTCGTCGATGGCGTGAACGCGACCCAAAATGACGGTCGCAATCTCGATGGCACGGCAGGCGCCTCGATGTTCGCCGTCGGCGCCGCACCCACCGATATCACGCTGACGCTCACCGATCCGCGTGGCATCGCCGCAGCATCCGTTGGCGAAGGTACGCGCGGCAACGGCAATCTCGCCAAGCTCGAAGGCCTGCGCACAGGCGCGGATTTCGAAGGCAAGCTCACGTCGTTGGTCGCCGGCAACGCCGCCGCGATCGACGCGCGCAACACCGTTGCCGCCGCGCAAAGCGCGATCCGCGATGGCGCGGTTGCCGCGCGCGACAATATCTCGGGTGTCGATCTCGATACCGAAGCGGTCGATCTGCTGCGTTTCCAGCAGGCGTATCAAGCGTCAAGCCGGATCATCTCGGTCGCGCGCGAGACGTTCCAGACCCTGATGGATATCCGCTGA
- a CDS encoding flagellar motor protein MotB, which yields MAARAPHGNNQPPKIIVKKIYIEGHGGHHGGAWKVAYADFVTAMMAFFLLMWLLGATTEKQRKGIADYFAPTILNTKSLGVGGSGLMGGQSVTSSQKTGTFDGNSRMPTIVSRTDGSGGPDMGTGKKGSLRSPTAIAAEDRKNFAKLKAKVEQQLQERKGLAALAKHIRFTMTPAGMRIDLVDDANYSMFSLGTTALESGASSLIGMVAEGIRPTQNPIMIRGHTDSLPFGDPRAMNNWMLATGRAETTRRRLAQGGIPENRFHRIEGVADREPMITADPMDPRNRRVAITLLYRPGSFGQ from the coding sequence GTGGCCGCGCGCGCGCCTCACGGGAACAACCAGCCGCCCAAGATCATCGTCAAGAAGATCTATATCGAAGGGCATGGCGGCCATCATGGCGGCGCGTGGAAGGTCGCTTACGCCGATTTCGTCACCGCGATGATGGCGTTCTTCCTGCTCATGTGGCTGCTCGGCGCGACGACCGAGAAGCAGCGCAAGGGCATCGCCGATTATTTCGCGCCGACGATCCTCAACACCAAGTCGCTCGGCGTTGGCGGCAGCGGGCTAATGGGCGGCCAGTCGGTCACGTCGAGCCAGAAGACCGGAACATTCGACGGCAACTCACGCATGCCGACGATCGTCTCGCGCACCGACGGCAGCGGCGGGCCGGATATGGGTACGGGTAAGAAGGGATCGCTGCGCAGCCCGACCGCGATCGCCGCGGAGGATCGCAAGAACTTCGCCAAGCTGAAGGCCAAGGTCGAGCAGCAGTTGCAGGAGCGCAAGGGGCTGGCCGCGCTGGCCAAGCACATCCGTTTCACGATGACGCCCGCGGGCATGCGGATCGATCTGGTTGACGACGCCAATTATTCGATGTTCTCGCTCGGCACCACGGCGCTCGAGAGTGGCGCTTCGTCGCTGATCGGGATGGTCGCCGAGGGCATCCGCCCGACGCAGAACCCGATCATGATCCGCGGCCATACTGACAGCCTGCCCTTCGGCGATCCGCGCGCGATGAACAACTGGATGCTCGCCACCGGACGCGCCGAAACGACCCGCCGCCGGCTGGCGCAGGGCGGCATCCCCGAGAACCGCTTCCATCGCATCGAGGGGGTCGCCGATCGCGAGCCGATGATCACCGCCGATCCGATGGACCCCCGCAATCGCCGCGTCGCGATCACCTTGCTTTATCGCCCCGGATCGTTCGGACAGTAA
- a CDS encoding flagellin N-terminal helical domain-containing protein, with the protein MSVNLSTSLFYGRSTSAMQTLSARIDTLNTQVSTGKKLLTPSDDSIGYQRLQGITRANADGVQDAANVTIAQSVLQQAGTALTQITDQLQRASELVIQGKTGTNSVDAQNAIATELEGILASVVALANAKDARGGPLFGGRDDAAAVTPGAGGQLGFAEGKASAIPIGDGQSVEVTVNAREFLDSPSGDLGSALAGIIAALRAGEAIPEAASDALDAIGEQVTATQATVGARELRVDIQAAQIKTASSDREIARSGIEDADATETIIELQKTMTILQATQASFSKLSSLSLFDYLR; encoded by the coding sequence ATGAGCGTCAATCTTTCCACTTCGCTCTTTTATGGTCGCTCGACCAGCGCGATGCAGACGCTGTCGGCCCGGATCGATACGCTCAACACGCAAGTGTCGACCGGCAAGAAGCTGCTCACGCCCTCCGACGATTCGATCGGCTATCAGCGGCTTCAAGGGATCACGCGTGCCAACGCGGATGGCGTGCAGGATGCCGCGAACGTCACCATCGCCCAGTCGGTGCTGCAACAGGCCGGCACCGCGCTGACGCAGATCACCGATCAGCTCCAGCGCGCGTCCGAACTGGTGATCCAGGGAAAGACCGGCACCAATTCTGTCGATGCGCAAAACGCGATCGCGACCGAGCTCGAGGGTATCCTCGCCTCGGTCGTGGCGCTTGCCAACGCCAAGGACGCGCGCGGCGGGCCGCTGTTCGGCGGCCGCGACGACGCTGCGGCTGTCACGCCAGGCGCGGGCGGCCAGCTCGGCTTTGCCGAGGGCAAGGCAAGCGCGATCCCGATCGGTGACGGCCAGAGCGTCGAGGTAACCGTCAACGCACGCGAATTCCTCGACAGCCCGAGCGGTGATCTCGGCAGCGCGCTGGCCGGCATCATCGCCGCGCTGCGTGCCGGCGAAGCAATCCCGGAAGCCGCGTCGGACGCGCTCGACGCGATCGGCGAGCAGGTTACCGCAACACAGGCGACCGTCGGTGCGCGCGAATTGCGCGTCGACATCCAGGCCGCACAGATCAAGACCGCGTCAAGCGACCGCGAGATCGCACGATCGGGCATCGAGGATGCCGACGCGACGGAAACGATCATCGAGCTGCAGAAGACGATGACGATCCTGCAGGCGACGCAGGCAAGCTTCTCGAAGCTCTCAAGCCTCTCGCTGTTCGATTACCTGCGGTAA
- a CDS encoding rod-binding protein: protein MTPIDPTQAISGATGIDSGLKRTATHQNLVAAGQQFESVFTSMMMKSMRQTKLAEPLFDSQAIDTFRDMQDQKLVQQMAEHTPLGIGKAMTDFLSRALAPAPASPAPAEDASIDAQPVLNPASSKPAP, encoded by the coding sequence GTGACGCCGATCGACCCCACGCAGGCCATCAGCGGCGCAACCGGCATCGATTCCGGCCTGAAGCGCACCGCGACGCACCAGAATCTCGTCGCCGCGGGGCAGCAGTTCGAATCGGTCTTCACGTCGATGATGATGAAGTCGATGCGCCAGACGAAGCTCGCCGAGCCGCTGTTCGACAGCCAGGCGATCGACACCTTCCGCGACATGCAGGATCAAAAGCTCGTCCAGCAGATGGCGGAGCACACGCCGCTCGGCATCGGCAAGGCGATGACTGACTTCCTGTCCCGCGCGCTAGCACCGGCACCTGCATCGCCGGCACCTGCGGAAGATGCGTCAATCGATGCGCAACCGGTTCTTAACCCGGCATCGTCCAAACCGGCACCGTGA
- the motA gene encoding flagellar motor stator protein MotA, producing the protein MFAAIGLVVLIAMVFGGFAITGGALGPVLHALPHEMLIIGGAAAGALIIGNSGKELKAMGGGLAKVFKGPKYKKQDYLDVIFLVSKLMKMLRMEGPIALEPHVEDPKSSAVFAEYPKLLADATLVALIADTLRLVVVSSGTLDVHAVEEVMDNSIKTHHHEVEGPHTTLSSLADALPALGIVAAVLGVVKTMGSIDQPPSVLGGMIGSALVGTFLGVLLAYGIVSPLASRLKQVIDADAAIYHVVKQIIIASLHGHPQPLVIEAARSGIAHSNQPGFAEVFDGLRGK; encoded by the coding sequence ATGTTCGCCGCCATCGGCCTTGTTGTCCTCATTGCGATGGTATTCGGCGGCTTTGCCATCACTGGCGGCGCGCTCGGCCCCGTGCTGCACGCCCTCCCGCACGAGATGCTCATCATCGGCGGTGCCGCGGCCGGCGCGCTGATCATCGGCAATTCCGGCAAGGAATTGAAGGCGATGGGCGGCGGCCTCGCCAAGGTATTCAAGGGGCCGAAGTACAAGAAGCAGGATTATCTCGACGTCATCTTCCTCGTCAGCAAGCTGATGAAGATGCTGCGCATGGAAGGGCCGATCGCGCTCGAGCCGCACGTCGAGGATCCCAAGTCCTCCGCGGTGTTCGCCGAATATCCCAAGCTGCTCGCCGATGCCACGCTGGTCGCGCTGATCGCCGATACGCTGCGGCTCGTCGTCGTCTCGTCGGGCACGCTCGACGTGCATGCGGTCGAGGAAGTGATGGATAATTCGATTAAGACGCACCACCACGAGGTTGAGGGGCCGCACACGACGCTCTCATCGCTCGCGGACGCGCTGCCCGCGCTCGGGATCGTCGCGGCGGTGCTCGGCGTGGTGAAGACGATGGGCTCGATCGATCAGCCGCCGTCGGTGCTCGGCGGGATGATCGGATCGGCGCTGGTCGGCACGTTCCTTGGCGTGCTGCTCGCCTATGGCATCGTCAGCCCGCTCGCCTCTCGGCTGAAGCAAGTGATCGATGCCGACGCCGCGATCTATCACGTGGTCAAGCAGATCATCATCGCCTCGCTCCACGGCCATCCGCAGCCGCTCGTCATCGAAGCCGCACGTTCAGGGATCGCGCACAGCAACCAGCCGGGCTTTGCCGAAGTATTCGACGGGCTGCGGGGCAAGTAA
- a CDS encoding peptidase domain-containing ABC transporter, with the protein MLENKQTYIKVAAAAVLINIFALVTSLFSMVIYDRVIPNDAMSSLVALSIGFTIVILFDFLLKMLRPYFVDIAGADIDHQVGERVFKKLLAIRLDHKKGSTGALAGLMRELEALRDFFASATMSALADLPFLFLTVAVIWAIGGKVVIVLLVVIPIVLLTAWATNPALERLTARTLREGLFKQSVLVETIGGLETVKASGAGPMLSRRWSNAVRQQSDSSLRQRLISTIAITVAGSASTVSYAGVVIVGVNLIAARELTSGGLIACSLLAGRAIAPLATISQLLARMSATRTAYRQINAMMEQPSEGPAGDPLKLAKLTGKIEFRNAAFRYPGASEPALTGISFTIEPGERVGLLGRVGSGKSTITRLILGLYPPEDGLVMIDGTDLRQMDPATVRAQMGVAMQDSVLMTGSVRENIGLGRDGIDDVEMLRAAELSGTHQFMGQLANVTTSSSPTAAKGCRAASASRSRSRARLPADHKCWCSTNRPPAWTHRPSRA; encoded by the coding sequence ATGCTCGAAAACAAGCAAACCTATATCAAAGTCGCGGCGGCGGCGGTGCTGATCAACATTTTTGCGCTCGTCACCTCACTATTTTCGATGGTGATTTACGACCGCGTCATTCCGAATGACGCGATGTCGAGCCTCGTGGCGCTGTCGATCGGCTTCACCATCGTGATCCTGTTCGATTTTCTGCTGAAGATGCTGCGACCCTACTTCGTTGATATTGCTGGGGCAGACATCGACCATCAGGTCGGCGAGCGTGTGTTCAAGAAGCTGCTGGCGATCCGCCTCGATCACAAGAAGGGCTCGACCGGCGCCCTCGCCGGTCTGATGCGCGAGTTGGAAGCACTGCGCGACTTCTTTGCCTCGGCTACGATGTCGGCACTGGCCGATCTGCCGTTCCTGTTCCTGACCGTTGCGGTCATCTGGGCGATCGGCGGCAAGGTGGTGATCGTGCTGCTGGTCGTCATCCCGATCGTGCTGCTGACCGCATGGGCGACAAATCCGGCGCTCGAGCGGCTTACCGCGCGCACGCTGCGCGAGGGTCTGTTCAAACAGTCGGTGCTCGTCGAAACCATTGGCGGGCTCGAGACGGTAAAGGCATCCGGCGCAGGCCCAATGCTTTCACGTCGCTGGTCGAACGCGGTACGTCAGCAGTCCGATTCGTCGCTGCGCCAACGGCTGATCTCGACCATTGCGATTACCGTTGCGGGCTCCGCGAGCACGGTGAGCTATGCCGGCGTGGTGATCGTCGGCGTCAACCTGATCGCAGCGCGCGAGCTAACATCGGGCGGGCTGATTGCCTGTTCGCTGCTCGCGGGCCGAGCAATTGCGCCGCTCGCGACGATCTCGCAGCTTCTCGCGCGCATGTCCGCGACGCGTACTGCCTATCGCCAGATCAACGCGATGATGGAGCAGCCGAGCGAAGGCCCGGCGGGCGACCCGCTCAAGCTCGCGAAGCTCACCGGCAAGATTGAGTTCCGCAACGCGGCGTTCCGCTATCCCGGCGCATCTGAGCCGGCACTCACCGGCATCTCCTTCACGATCGAGCCGGGCGAGCGCGTCGGGCTGCTCGGCCGTGTCGGGTCGGGCAAGTCGACGATCACGCGGCTGATCCTTGGCCTGTATCCGCCGGAAGATGGCCTCGTCATGATCGACGGCACTGACCTGCGCCAGATGGATCCTGCCACGGTGCGCGCGCAGATGGGTGTCGCGATGCAGGACAGCGTGCTGATGACGGGCAGCGTGCGCGAGAACATCGGGCTCGGCCGCGACGGTATCGACGATGTGGAGATGCTGCGTGCCGCCGAGTTGTCGGGAACGCACCAGTTCATGGGCCAGCTCGCCAACGTTACGACCTCAAGCTCGCCGACCGCGGCGAAGGGCTGTCGGGCGGCCAGCGCCAGTCGATCGCGATCGCGCGCGCGCTTGCCGGCCGACCACAAATGCTGGTGTTCGACGAACCGTCCGCCAGCATGGACACACAGACCGAGCAGGGCTTGA
- a CDS encoding ATP-binding cassette domain-containing protein has protein sequence MSGGQRQSIAIARALAGRPQMLVFDEPSASMDTQTEQGLIDRLQSEVQGRTMVLVTHRPPLLQLVQRIIVMERGKIVLDGSRDQVMQQLTRPKVA, from the coding sequence CTGTCGGGCGGCCAGCGCCAGTCGATCGCGATCGCGCGCGCGCTTGCCGGCCGACCACAAATGCTGGTGTTCGACGAACCGTCCGCCAGCATGGACACACAGACCGAGCAGGGCTTGATCGATCGCCTGCAAAGCGAGGTTCAGGGCCGCACGATGGTGCTTGTCACGCACCGCCCGCCGCTGCTTCAACTCGTCCAACGTATCATCGTCATGGAACGCGGCAAGATCGTACTGGATGGCTCGCGCGATCAGGTGATGCAGCAGCTGACCCGTCCGAAGGTGGCCTGA